The segment AGCACCGTGGCCTCGTGGCGATTCAGTCCGACGGCGGCGAGCAGGTCGGCGTAGGTATCCCGGTCGTCGAGGGTTATCTCGTGGGTGTCACCGCCGACGACGTCGACCCGAACCATACCCGTGTCTGAGGACGGGCGGGCTTGAGGCTGTCGAGCGGCGGTGACGTCTCGGGTGGCTTAAGGGTGGCCCGGCCGTCCCCCTCGCATGAGCGAGGCCGAAGCCCGTGGCCGGGGCGAGATCTGGATCGAGAAGTACCGCCCGCAGCGGCTCTCGGCGGTCGCCGGCCACGCGGACATCGTGGGTCGGCTCGAAAGCTACGTCGCCCAGGACGACCTCCCACACCTCCTGTTCACCGGACCGGCGGGGGTTGGAAAGACCACCTCCGCGATGGCGATCGCCCGCGAGGTCTACGGCGACGACTGGCGCGAGAACTTCCTCGAACTCAACGCGAGCGACGAGCGCGGGATCGACGTGGTGCGCGACCGGATCAAGAACTTCGCGCGCGCGAGCTT is part of the Halococcus hamelinensis 100A6 genome and harbors:
- the samp2 gene encoding ubiquitin-like small modifier protein SAMP2, yielding MVRVDVVGGDTHEITLDDRDTYADLLAAVGLNRHEATVLVDDRPVPDDGTVEADSVRVLRLVKGG